From Micromonospora echinospora, one genomic window encodes:
- a CDS encoding helix-turn-helix domain-containing protein codes for MGISPSEFLLRELRRRRVAAGLTQDALGERVHYSNTHVSAIETGVKPPKPEYLKAVDEALETGGILLSLWEDLVRDASAPVWFRNWIEIERQALSLRWYEMTTVPGLLQTEAYARALFACGGLLSSDEVERRTSARIMRQEVLTSESPPQFVAVIDENVLQREVGDAAIMHAQLCRMLELSTQLPHVRIHVVPSSTGAYAGMGGPFVLASLEGGDEYAYLDSQLQGQVVDESSSLIWVQQAWESIRGEALPHRQSVELIERVAEKWN; via the coding sequence GTGGGAATCTCGCCGTCCGAGTTCCTGTTGCGCGAGCTGCGTCGGCGGCGGGTGGCCGCCGGACTGACCCAGGACGCGTTGGGTGAACGGGTGCACTACTCGAACACGCACGTCAGCGCGATCGAGACCGGCGTCAAGCCGCCCAAGCCGGAGTACCTCAAGGCCGTGGACGAAGCCCTGGAGACCGGCGGGATCCTGCTCAGCCTCTGGGAAGACCTGGTGCGTGACGCGAGCGCTCCGGTGTGGTTCCGGAACTGGATCGAGATCGAACGCCAGGCACTGTCCCTACGGTGGTACGAGATGACCACCGTGCCGGGACTGCTTCAGACGGAGGCGTACGCCCGTGCGCTGTTCGCATGCGGTGGCCTCCTGAGTTCTGATGAGGTCGAGCGTCGGACGTCGGCCCGCATCATGCGGCAGGAGGTTCTCACGAGCGAGTCGCCACCGCAGTTTGTGGCCGTTATCGATGAGAACGTGCTGCAACGAGAGGTGGGTGATGCCGCGATCATGCATGCGCAGTTGTGTCGGATGCTGGAGTTGTCCACCCAGCTTCCGCACGTACGAATCCACGTCGTGCCGTCATCTACCGGGGCGTACGCTGGTATGGGCGGCCCGTTCGTGTTGGCCTCCCTCGAAGGAGGGGACGAATACGCCTATCTGGACAGTCAGCTTCAGGGGCAGGTGGTCGACGAGTCGTCCAGCCTGATCTGGGTGCAGCAGGCGTGGGAGTCCATCCGGGGCGAGGCGTTGCCTCACAGGCAATCGGTCGAGTTGATCGAGAGGGTGGCTGAGAAATGGAACTGA
- a CDS encoding helix-turn-helix transcriptional regulator produces the protein MTVMATTQRENGSQRNWTFLTNHAHVLLAIARNPTARLRDVADEVGVTERAAQAIVADLEAGGYLQRTRVGRRNEYTVNPAGRFRHPAEAYQHVGALLALFTEPGDTGPAAAGPLPS, from the coding sequence ATGACGGTCATGGCGACGACGCAGCGTGAGAACGGGAGCCAGCGGAACTGGACCTTCCTCACGAACCACGCACACGTACTGCTCGCCATCGCCCGTAACCCCACCGCCCGGCTGCGCGACGTCGCCGACGAGGTGGGCGTGACCGAACGGGCCGCGCAGGCGATCGTGGCCGACCTGGAGGCCGGGGGCTACCTCCAACGCACCCGGGTCGGTCGGCGCAACGAGTACACCGTGAACCCGGCCGGGCGCTTCCGGCACCCCGCCGAGGCGTACCAGCACGTGGGTGCCCTGCTCGCGCTCTTCACCGAACCGGGCGACACCGGTCCGGCCGCCGCCGGCCCGCTGCCCTCCTGA
- a CDS encoding heavy metal translocating P-type ATPase, giving the protein MSTAGPLRVAPHRIELAIGGMTCASCASRIEKKLNRLDGVTATVNYATEKASVSYDDTVTPQDLIATVEKTGYTAALPAPPTPAAGPDGTTEAVDELRGLRTRLWVSAVLTVPVILLAMVPAWQFTYWQWLSLTLAAPVVVYGGLPLHRAALVNLRHGAATMDTLISLGTLAAFGWSLWALFLGDAGTPGMTHPFTFDIARSDGAGNIYLETAAGVTMFILAGRYFEARAKRTAGAALRALLEFGAKDVAVLRDGAEVRIPVDQLAVGDRFVVRPGEKVATDGVVAEGTSAVDASMLTGESVPVEVGPGDAVVGATVNAGGRLVVTATRVGGDTQLAQMAKLVEQAQTGKAAVQRLADRISGVFVPIVIALAVGTLGFWLGRDGGLTAAFTAAVAVLVIACPCALGLATPTALLVGTGRGAQLGILIKGPEVLESTRRVDTVVLDKTGTVTTGKMTLVDTLPADGQDADELLRLAGALEAASEHPIARAVAAGAARAGTLPPVTGFANVEGLGVTGTVDGRDLVVGRVRLLRERGLDVPGGIERAVRDAEAKGRTAVLAGWDGSARGVLVVADVVKPTSRAAITRLREIGLTPVLLTGDNLAAARTVAAEVGVDEVIAEVLPVEKVDVVRRLQAEGKVVAMVGDGVNDAAALAQADLGLAMGTGTDAAIEASDLTLVRGDLVAAVDAIRLARRTLRIIKSNLFWAFAYNVAALPLAAAGMLNPMIAGAAMAFSSVFVVANSLRLRGFRPVA; this is encoded by the coding sequence ATGTCCACCGCTGGACCCCTGCGGGTGGCGCCCCACCGGATCGAACTGGCGATCGGCGGCATGACCTGCGCCTCCTGCGCCTCCCGGATCGAGAAGAAGCTCAACCGCCTGGACGGCGTCACCGCCACGGTCAACTACGCCACCGAGAAGGCGTCCGTCTCGTACGACGACACCGTCACGCCGCAGGACCTGATCGCCACGGTCGAGAAGACCGGCTACACCGCCGCGTTGCCCGCTCCGCCCACGCCGGCCGCCGGCCCGGATGGAACCACCGAAGCGGTGGACGAGCTGCGCGGGCTGCGTACCCGGCTGTGGGTGTCGGCCGTGCTGACGGTGCCGGTGATCCTGCTGGCGATGGTGCCGGCCTGGCAGTTCACCTACTGGCAGTGGCTCTCGCTGACCCTGGCCGCCCCGGTGGTGGTCTACGGCGGGCTGCCCTTGCACCGTGCCGCCCTGGTCAACCTGCGTCACGGCGCGGCAACCATGGACACGCTGATCTCGCTCGGCACCCTCGCCGCGTTCGGCTGGTCGCTCTGGGCGCTCTTCCTCGGCGACGCGGGCACGCCGGGGATGACCCACCCGTTCACCTTCGACATCGCGCGCAGCGACGGAGCCGGCAACATCTACCTGGAGACGGCGGCCGGGGTGACCATGTTCATCCTCGCTGGCCGCTACTTCGAGGCCCGCGCGAAGCGCACCGCCGGGGCCGCCCTGCGTGCCCTGCTCGAATTCGGCGCGAAGGACGTCGCCGTGCTGCGGGACGGCGCGGAGGTCCGGATCCCGGTCGACCAGCTCGCGGTGGGGGACCGGTTCGTCGTCCGGCCCGGCGAGAAGGTCGCCACCGACGGGGTGGTGGCCGAGGGCACCTCGGCGGTCGACGCCAGCATGCTCACCGGCGAGTCGGTGCCGGTCGAGGTGGGACCGGGCGACGCCGTGGTCGGGGCGACCGTCAACGCGGGCGGCCGACTGGTGGTCACCGCCACGCGGGTCGGTGGGGACACCCAGCTCGCCCAGATGGCGAAGCTGGTGGAGCAGGCGCAGACCGGCAAGGCGGCCGTGCAGCGGCTGGCCGACCGGATCTCCGGGGTGTTCGTCCCGATCGTGATCGCGCTCGCGGTCGGCACCCTCGGTTTCTGGCTGGGCCGCGACGGTGGCCTGACCGCCGCGTTCACCGCCGCCGTGGCGGTGCTGGTCATCGCCTGCCCGTGCGCGCTCGGCCTGGCCACCCCGACCGCCCTGCTGGTCGGCACCGGTCGGGGCGCGCAGCTCGGCATCCTGATCAAGGGGCCGGAGGTGCTGGAGTCGACCCGGCGGGTGGACACCGTCGTGCTGGACAAGACCGGCACCGTCACCACCGGGAAGATGACCCTGGTCGACACGCTCCCGGCCGACGGGCAGGACGCCGACGAGCTGCTGCGGCTGGCCGGCGCACTGGAGGCGGCCAGCGAGCACCCGATCGCCCGGGCGGTGGCCGCCGGGGCCGCCCGCGCCGGCACGCTGCCCCCGGTGACCGGGTTCGCCAACGTCGAGGGGCTCGGCGTCACCGGCACGGTCGACGGCCGGGACCTGGTGGTCGGCCGGGTACGGCTGCTGCGCGAGCGCGGTCTCGACGTACCCGGGGGGATCGAACGGGCGGTGCGGGACGCGGAGGCCAAGGGCCGGACGGCGGTGCTGGCCGGGTGGGACGGCTCGGCGCGCGGCGTCCTGGTGGTCGCCGACGTGGTCAAGCCGACCAGTCGGGCCGCGATCACCCGGCTCCGCGAGATCGGCCTGACGCCGGTGCTGCTGACCGGGGACAACCTGGCCGCCGCCCGCACGGTCGCCGCCGAGGTGGGCGTGGACGAGGTGATCGCCGAGGTGCTGCCGGTGGAGAAGGTCGACGTGGTCAGGCGGCTCCAGGCCGAGGGGAAGGTCGTGGCGATGGTCGGCGACGGGGTCAACGACGCCGCCGCGCTCGCCCAGGCCGACCTGGGACTGGCCATGGGCACCGGCACGGACGCCGCGATCGAGGCGTCCGACCTGACCCTGGTCCGGGGTGACCTCGTGGCGGCGGTGGACGCGATCCGCCTCGCCCGCCGGACCCTGCGGATCATCAAGAGCAATCTGTTCTGGGCGTTCGCCTACAACGTGGCGGCGCTGCCGCTGGCCGCCGCCGGGATGCTCAACCCGATGATCGCCGGAGCGGCGATGGCCTTCTCCTCGGTCTTCGTGGTCGCCAACAGCCTCCGTCTGCGTGGTTTCCGCCCGGTGGCGTGA
- a CDS encoding carbonic anhydrase, which yields MAVPGGQQPPASPAQALVELQSGNRRFVTGNPLHPNQDAGHRAAVADGQHPFAVVLGCSDSRLAAEIIFDRGLGDLFVVRTAGHIVGTEVLGSIEYAVSVLETPLVVVLGHDSCGAVQAAREADGAGTTPPGYLGAVVGAVVPSLRQAARQGVDDIDGIVDMHIDHTVEVLLERSVTLNRAVREGRCAVVGMSYRLAAGEVRVVRSIPATEDVALAAGPAASSACP from the coding sequence ATGGCCGTTCCTGGTGGACAGCAGCCTCCGGCGAGTCCCGCACAGGCGCTGGTCGAGTTGCAGTCGGGCAACCGGCGCTTCGTCACCGGCAACCCGCTGCACCCCAACCAGGATGCCGGGCACCGGGCTGCCGTCGCCGACGGGCAGCACCCCTTCGCGGTCGTGCTCGGCTGCTCCGACTCCCGGCTGGCCGCCGAGATCATCTTCGACCGGGGCCTCGGTGACCTCTTCGTCGTCCGGACCGCCGGGCACATCGTCGGCACCGAGGTGCTCGGCAGCATCGAGTACGCGGTGAGCGTCCTGGAGACGCCGCTGGTGGTCGTCCTCGGCCACGACTCCTGCGGAGCGGTGCAGGCCGCCCGGGAGGCCGACGGCGCCGGGACGACGCCCCCCGGTTACCTGGGGGCGGTCGTGGGGGCGGTGGTGCCCAGCCTCCGCCAGGCCGCCCGGCAGGGCGTCGACGACATCGACGGGATCGTCGACATGCACATCGACCACACCGTCGAGGTGCTGCTGGAGCGCTCGGTGACGCTCAACCGGGCGGTGCGGGAGGGGCGGTGCGCGGTGGTCGGCATGTCGTACCGGCTGGCCGCCGGCGAGGTGCGGGTGGTCCGCTCCATTCCCGCCACCGAGGATGTCGCTCTCGCCGCCGGTCCGGCCGCCTCCTCGGCCTGCCCCTGA
- a CDS encoding YibE/F family protein: protein MGHDHSRPTAAAPPRVRRVLIATVVPLFLVTLVAALVLWPRDAPSVGGGEDAARYHGTVTRVVTEPCPPTPEAPEGTTEGPCGTATVTVDTGPDAGQQVETALPAGPGSPRVEVGDEIVLVVLTDPADPTVSSYSIAAHQRGKPLIWLALAFAVAIVAFGRWRGLAALGGLAASFAILLTFVLPGIGAGESPLPVAVTGAALIMFVVLYLTHGVTAQTSVAVLGTLASLVLTGLLGSLATAFTHLTGYGSEDATTLSMFQADVDLHGLLLAGIIIGSLGVLDDVTVTQAATVTELARANPDLTRLQLYRAATRVGRAHIASTVNTIVLAYAGASLPLLLLLTADTRGISEIVTSEFLAQEIVRSIVATLGLIAAVPITTGLAALVTTAGRGGTPSRRPPRPAGGRDDALAALSGPRAATGATDSAAGPGRPGNTDPAW, encoded by the coding sequence ATGGGCCACGACCACAGCCGTCCCACCGCCGCCGCGCCGCCGCGCGTGCGGCGTGTCCTGATCGCGACCGTGGTCCCGCTCTTCCTGGTGACCCTGGTCGCGGCGTTGGTGCTCTGGCCCCGGGACGCCCCGTCGGTCGGCGGCGGCGAGGACGCGGCCCGCTACCACGGCACGGTGACGCGGGTGGTGACCGAGCCCTGCCCGCCCACGCCGGAGGCCCCGGAGGGGACGACGGAGGGGCCGTGCGGCACCGCCACGGTGACCGTCGACACCGGGCCCGACGCCGGGCAGCAGGTCGAGACGGCGCTGCCCGCCGGGCCGGGATCACCCCGGGTGGAGGTCGGCGACGAGATCGTCCTGGTGGTGCTGACCGACCCGGCCGACCCGACGGTCAGCAGCTATTCCATCGCCGCCCACCAGCGGGGGAAGCCGCTGATCTGGCTGGCCCTGGCGTTCGCCGTCGCCATCGTCGCGTTCGGCCGCTGGCGCGGCCTGGCCGCGCTCGGCGGGCTGGCGGCCAGCTTCGCCATCCTGCTCACCTTCGTGCTGCCCGGTATCGGCGCCGGAGAGTCGCCGCTGCCGGTGGCGGTCACCGGCGCCGCGTTGATCATGTTCGTGGTGCTGTACCTCACCCACGGGGTCACCGCGCAGACCTCCGTCGCGGTCCTCGGCACCCTGGCCAGCCTGGTGCTCACCGGTCTCCTCGGCAGCCTGGCGACCGCGTTCACCCACCTCACCGGGTACGGCTCCGAGGACGCCACCACGCTGTCGATGTTCCAGGCCGACGTCGACCTGCACGGGCTGCTCCTGGCCGGCATCATCATCGGCTCCCTGGGCGTCCTGGACGACGTCACGGTCACCCAGGCCGCCACGGTGACCGAGCTGGCCCGCGCCAACCCCGACCTCACCCGGCTCCAGCTCTACCGCGCGGCCACCCGGGTCGGCCGGGCGCACATCGCCTCGACGGTCAACACGATCGTGCTCGCGTACGCGGGCGCGTCGCTGCCCCTGCTGCTGTTGCTGACCGCCGACACGCGCGGGATCAGCGAGATCGTGACCAGCGAGTTCCTCGCCCAGGAGATCGTCCGCAGCATCGTCGCGACGCTCGGGTTGATCGCCGCCGTGCCGATCACCACCGGCCTGGCCGCCCTGGTGACCACCGCCGGCCGGGGCGGCACGCCGAGCCGCCGCCCGCCCCGGCCCGCCGGTGGACGGGACGACGCCCTCGCCGCCCTCAGCGGTCCCCGTGCCGCCACCGGGGCCACCGATTCCGCCGCCGGGCCGGGCCGCCCAGGGAACACGGATCCGGCATGGTAG
- a CDS encoding DUF397 domain-containing protein — MELSGAVWRKSTRSGQNGGACVEVADNLAGVVLVRDTKDRSGGTLAFTPESWRAFVAEVGCQR, encoded by the coding sequence ATGGAACTGAGTGGCGCTGTCTGGCGCAAGAGCACGCGCAGCGGCCAGAACGGTGGAGCCTGCGTCGAGGTGGCGGACAATCTGGCGGGGGTGGTTCTCGTGCGGGACACGAAGGACCGGTCGGGCGGCACGCTCGCCTTCACCCCCGAGTCCTGGCGCGCGTTCGTCGCTGAGGTCGGTTGCCAGCGATAA
- a CDS encoding CsbD family protein — protein MGIDDKINNASEQATGKVKEGVGRATDNERLEAEGRQDQASGHLKQAGEKIKDMFRS, from the coding sequence ATGGGTATCGATGACAAGATCAATAATGCGTCCGAGCAGGCGACCGGCAAGGTCAAGGAAGGCGTCGGCCGGGCCACCGACAACGAGCGCCTGGAGGCCGAGGGTCGCCAGGACCAGGCCAGCGGCCACCTCAAGCAGGCTGGCGAGAAGATCAAGGACATGTTCCGCAGTTGA
- a CDS encoding metal-sensitive transcriptional regulator, whose translation MSTPTPIRGYTATKDQLLARLRRVEGQVRGIEKMVDEDRYCIDVLTQISAIQAALDKVALGLLDGHARHCMHEGAAEGRADEMATEMMAAVGRLMKRG comes from the coding sequence ATGAGCACACCCACACCGATCCGGGGATACACGGCCACCAAGGACCAGTTGCTCGCGCGGCTACGCCGGGTCGAGGGGCAGGTCCGGGGCATCGAGAAGATGGTCGACGAGGACCGGTACTGCATCGACGTGCTCACCCAGATCTCCGCCATCCAGGCCGCCCTGGACAAGGTCGCCCTCGGCCTGCTCGACGGCCACGCCCGGCACTGCATGCACGAGGGTGCTGCCGAGGGTCGCGCCGACGAGATGGCGACCGAGATGATGGCGGCCGTCGGCCGCCTGATGAAACGCGGCTGA
- a CDS encoding pyridoxamine 5'-phosphate oxidase family protein has product MRQRTGGGHQLDPHDERVAAFFRERHVATLTTLRPDGTPHVVPVGVTFDPAAGLARVITSGTSHKAHHVAAAGPEGTPVAVCQVDGRRWLTIEGRAVVRTDAPAVAEAERRYTERYRPPRANPARVVIEITVTRLLGTL; this is encoded by the coding sequence ATGCGCCAGCGGACCGGGGGCGGACACCAGCTCGACCCGCACGACGAACGGGTCGCCGCGTTCTTCCGGGAACGGCACGTCGCGACGCTGACGACGCTGCGTCCGGACGGCACCCCGCACGTCGTGCCGGTGGGGGTGACCTTCGACCCGGCGGCCGGACTGGCCCGGGTGATCACCTCGGGGACGTCCCACAAGGCCCACCACGTCGCCGCTGCCGGACCGGAGGGGACACCGGTGGCGGTGTGCCAGGTCGACGGCCGGCGCTGGCTCACCATCGAGGGCCGGGCCGTGGTCCGGACCGACGCCCCGGCGGTCGCCGAGGCCGAACGCCGCTACACCGAGCGGTACCGCCCGCCCCGGGCCAATCCCGCCCGCGTGGTCATCGAGATCACCGTCACCCGGCTCCTCGGGACCCTCTGA
- a CDS encoding heavy-metal-associated domain-containing protein: MATKTYQVQGMTCGHCVSAVSSELGAVAGVTDVQVDLPSGQVTVTSDAPLETETVRAAVDEAGFELVGA; this comes from the coding sequence ATGGCCACCAAGACGTACCAGGTCCAGGGCATGACCTGCGGACACTGCGTCAGCGCGGTCAGCAGCGAGCTCGGTGCGGTCGCCGGTGTCACCGACGTCCAGGTCGACCTGCCGTCGGGTCAGGTCACCGTCACCAGTGACGCGCCGCTGGAGACCGAGACGGTCCGCGCGGCGGTCGACGAGGCCGGATTCGAGCTCGTCGGAGCATGA
- a CDS encoding DivIVA domain-containing protein, with the protein MIYLTGKRLGPHQIRSVEFDRCWRGLAPDQVRSHLDRVAGEVERLHRHIRAVEADGDRIRQALRCWQSEYAQRRPADSGPRHGRW; encoded by the coding sequence GTGATCTACCTGACCGGCAAGCGGCTCGGGCCGCACCAGATCCGGAGCGTGGAATTCGACCGGTGCTGGCGCGGACTCGCACCGGACCAGGTCCGCTCCCATCTCGACCGGGTCGCCGGGGAGGTGGAGCGGCTGCACCGGCACATCCGGGCCGTGGAGGCCGACGGCGACCGGATTCGTCAGGCGCTGCGCTGCTGGCAGTCCGAGTACGCCCAGCGCCGGCCGGCGGACTCCGGCCCTCGGCACGGGCGGTGGTGA
- a CDS encoding coiled-coil domain-containing protein, producing the protein MTAPLRRWLKPVVAVLAAFAVAAVPAPAMAEPSSPSGHEGEQPKLLNEVIEETNRSYTQAQAKLKASKDRQLKLLMEVDRTRNELKALTPQVATIAVRSYMTGRVGPASMLLDANTPDSFVKRAGALDEMNMVNSKKVAAVTAAKNQAELAKKALDAEVMEEQKQADILKKRKREAEKSLALVGGIGLTGGLVDATSPIARPGPGRDSNGNWRPLGCTEDDPTTGGCITPRTLHMYKEVKRAGFDMFVGCYRPGGPYEHPKGRACDWSLQKRGFSRWDTTAERMYGNNLTAFLVRNADVLGIYYVIWNKQIWFPASGWSSYSGPSDHTDHVHVSML; encoded by the coding sequence GTGACGGCACCCCTGCGCCGCTGGCTGAAACCTGTCGTGGCCGTGCTCGCCGCCTTCGCCGTGGCCGCCGTGCCCGCGCCGGCCATGGCGGAACCATCGAGCCCGTCCGGGCACGAAGGAGAGCAGCCGAAGCTCCTCAACGAGGTGATCGAGGAGACGAACCGCAGCTACACCCAGGCACAGGCGAAGCTGAAAGCCTCGAAGGACCGCCAGCTCAAGCTCCTGATGGAGGTCGACCGGACCCGGAACGAGCTGAAGGCGCTCACCCCGCAGGTGGCGACGATCGCCGTGCGGTCCTACATGACCGGCCGGGTCGGCCCCGCCTCCATGCTGCTGGACGCCAACACCCCCGACTCGTTCGTCAAGCGGGCCGGCGCGCTGGACGAGATGAACATGGTCAACAGCAAGAAGGTCGCCGCGGTCACCGCCGCCAAGAACCAGGCGGAACTGGCCAAGAAGGCGCTCGACGCCGAGGTCATGGAGGAGCAGAAGCAGGCCGACATCCTGAAGAAGCGCAAGCGCGAGGCGGAGAAGTCCCTCGCCCTGGTCGGCGGCATCGGGTTGACCGGTGGCCTGGTGGACGCCACCTCCCCGATCGCCCGGCCGGGTCCCGGCCGGGACAGCAACGGCAACTGGCGTCCGCTGGGCTGCACCGAGGACGACCCGACCACCGGCGGCTGCATCACCCCGCGCACCCTGCACATGTACAAGGAGGTCAAGCGGGCCGGCTTCGACATGTTCGTCGGTTGTTACCGTCCCGGCGGGCCGTACGAGCATCCGAAGGGGCGGGCCTGCGACTGGTCGCTCCAGAAGCGTGGCTTCAGCCGGTGGGACACCACGGCCGAACGGATGTACGGCAACAACCTGACCGCGTTCCTGGTCCGTAACGCCGACGTGCTCGGCATCTACTACGTGATCTGGAACAAGCAGATCTGGTTCCCGGCGAGCGGCTGGAGTTCGTACAGCGGTCCCTCGGACCACACAGACCACGTACACGTCTCCATGCTCTGA
- a CDS encoding DinB family protein, with product MPVPSATLARWQFDLTWSLFEYHLDRLEPEDFRWEPAPLCWTMRTGPDGGWAPDWADTEPDPVPVPTIGWLTWHLGWWWSVTLDHLEGRTPRERTDVHWPGPGEPTVAWLRDLRVQWLAVLDRLTDADLDRPAAFPWQDDPAHTVAHTLGWVNAELMKNVAEIGQLRLLRAAQASG from the coding sequence ATGCCGGTACCTTCCGCCACGCTCGCGCGGTGGCAGTTCGACCTGACCTGGTCCCTGTTCGAGTACCACCTCGACCGACTCGAACCTGAGGACTTCCGCTGGGAGCCCGCCCCACTCTGTTGGACGATGCGTACCGGACCCGACGGCGGATGGGCGCCGGACTGGGCCGACACCGAACCGGATCCGGTCCCGGTGCCCACGATCGGCTGGCTCACCTGGCACCTCGGCTGGTGGTGGAGCGTGACCCTGGACCACCTTGAGGGACGGACGCCGCGTGAGCGTACCGACGTCCACTGGCCCGGCCCCGGTGAGCCGACGGTGGCCTGGCTACGTGACCTGCGCGTCCAATGGCTGGCCGTGCTCGACCGGCTCACCGACGCCGACCTCGACCGTCCCGCGGCCTTCCCGTGGCAGGACGACCCGGCGCACACGGTCGCGCACACCCTCGGCTGGGTGAACGCCGAACTGATGAAGAACGTCGCCGAGATCGGTCAGCTCCGGCTGCTGCGCGCCGCGCAGGCGTCCGGCTGA